The following are encoded in a window of Peromyscus leucopus breed LL Stock chromosome X, UCI_PerLeu_2.1, whole genome shotgun sequence genomic DNA:
- the Rbm3 gene encoding RNA-binding protein 3 isoform X1: protein MSSEEGKLFVGGLNFNTDEQALEDHFSSFGPISEVVVVKDRETQRSRGFGFITFTNPEHASDAMRAMNGESLDGRQIRVDHAGKSARGSRGGAFGAHGRGRSYSRGGGDQGYGGGRYDSRPGGYGYGYGRSRDYSGRSQGGYDRYSGGNYRDNYDN from the exons ATGTCTTCTGAGGAAGGAAAGCTCTTCGTGGGAGGGCTCAACTTCAACACCGATGAGCAGGCACTCGAAGACCACTTCAGCAGCTTTGGGCCGATCTCTGAGG TGGTTGTTGTCAAGGACCGGGAGACTCAGAGATCCCGGGGTTTTGGCTTCATCACCTTCACCAACCCAGAGCATGCCTCCGATGCCATGAGAGCCATGAATGGAGAG TCCCTGGATGGGCGCCAGATCCGTGTGGACCATGCAGGCAAGTCTGCCCGGGGAAGCAGAGGGGGTGCCTTTGGGGCCCATGGGCGTGGTCGCAGCTACTCTAGAG GTGGTGGAGACCAGGGCTATGGAGGCGGAAGATATGACAGCCGGCCTGGAGGATATGGCTATGGATATGGACGGTCTAGAGACTACAGTGGCAG AAGCCAGGGTGGTTATGACCGCTACTCAGGAGGGAATTACAGAGACAATTATGACAACTGA
- the Rbm3 gene encoding RNA-binding protein 3 isoform X2: MSSEEGKLFVGGLNFNTDEQALEDHFSSFGPISEVVVVKDRETQRSRGFGFITFTNPEHASDAMRAMNGESLDGRQIRVDHAGKSARGSRGGAFGAHGRGRSYSRGGGDQGYGGGRYDSRPGGYGYGYGRSRDYSGSQGGYDRYSGGNYRDNYDN; this comes from the exons ATGTCTTCTGAGGAAGGAAAGCTCTTCGTGGGAGGGCTCAACTTCAACACCGATGAGCAGGCACTCGAAGACCACTTCAGCAGCTTTGGGCCGATCTCTGAGG TGGTTGTTGTCAAGGACCGGGAGACTCAGAGATCCCGGGGTTTTGGCTTCATCACCTTCACCAACCCAGAGCATGCCTCCGATGCCATGAGAGCCATGAATGGAGAG TCCCTGGATGGGCGCCAGATCCGTGTGGACCATGCAGGCAAGTCTGCCCGGGGAAGCAGAGGGGGTGCCTTTGGGGCCCATGGGCGTGGTCGCAGCTACTCTAGAG GTGGTGGAGACCAGGGCTATGGAGGCGGAAGATATGACAGCCGGCCTGGAGGATATGGCTATGGATATGGACGGTCTAGAGACTACAGTGGCAG CCAGGGTGGTTATGACCGCTACTCAGGAGGGAATTACAGAGACAATTATGACAACTGA